The genomic region AATTAGATTTCGCATTATCTTGTGTTGTCAATTGATACTGCGCAATGCCATATCCCGATAGTTTCACATTGTCTATCCACTTCGTCGTCTGTGCAGACACATTAGATGTAAGAAACGCTATGGCAGCTAACATAAAGATTTTTTTCATATAATCGCCCTCGAATATTAAGTTTATAGTTTCACCTTGCAAAGGTACAGACATTTTGTAAAAAATGAGAACTATTCTTAAAACTTTCACTAAAAGCCTCACAAAATATGGTGTATAAACTCTTTTATACAGCCTATGTTGCATTACACAGTAACAAAAATCCTGCATTAATACTTCTCCCTTTTACTTAGCGTACGATGCGTAGGTCGAAAAAAATAGCTAACTTTGCAGCAAATTTATTAATATGAGCAGGAAAAGAAAAACATTACCTATATTAGAAAGTGTAAAGATAGAGTCGGTTGCTGCCGAAGGCAAATGTGTGGCACACGTAAACGACATGGTTGTGTTTGTGCCGTTCGTGGTACCAGGCGATGTTGTAGACTTGCAAGTGCGCAAGAAACGCCACAGCTATTGCGAAGCTACGGTGGTAAGAATGATACAACCAAGTCCCATTCGTATAGCTCCTAAATGCAAACACTTTGGAGTTTGTGGCGGTTGCAAGTGGCAAAACCTTCCTTATAAGGAACAGTTGGCTGCCAAGCAACAACAAGTCCTCGACCAGCTAAAGCGCATTGGCAAGGTTGAACTGCCGACAATCTCTCCCATCTTAGGTTCTGAAAAAACAGAAGAATATCGCAACAAACTTGAGTTTGCCTGCTCTAACAAACGTTGGTACACCAAAGAAGAATTAGAAGTATTGCCCGAAGGCGTAGGATTGGGACAGGGGGCAATAGGCTTCCATATAACGGGCGCATTCGATAAGATTTATCCTATTAATAAATGTGTGCTCATGGACGACTATTGTAATAAGGTAAGGAATGCCATTTACAACTATGCCGTGAAGCACGGACTTAGCTTTTACGACATCAGAGAGCAGCACGGCTTGTTGCGCGACATTATGATGCGAAACTCCAACACCGGAGAATGGTTGGTGCTCGTTCAATTCCATTACGATGAAGCAAGCGATGAAGCGCGCGCAATGGGTTTGATGCAGTTCATAGCTGATGAATTTCAGGAAATTACTTCATTGCTGTATGTAGACAACCAAAAGGGAAACGACACGTTCAACGATTTGGAACTGACCGTGTTCAAAGGCAACGACCATATGTTTGAACTGATGGAAAACCTTCGTTTCAAGGTAGGGGCAAAGAGCTTTTACCAGACCAATACCGACCAAGCCTACCATTTATATAGTATTGCACGCAGTTTTGCCAACCTTACAGGCAATGAACTGGTTTACGATTTATATACGGGCACGGGAACCATCGCAAACTTTGTGGCAAAGAAGGCAAAGAAGGTAATCGGCATTGAATATGTACCTGAAGCAATAGAAGATGCTAAAATAAATTCGAAGATAAACAACATTGTTAATACACTGTTCTATGCGGGCGACATGAAAGATATTCTGACCGAAGAGTTTATAAAGCAACACGGTCGCCCCGAAGTAATTATTACCGACCCGCCTCGTGCCGGCATGCACGCCGACGTGGTGAACGTAATTCTGAGCGCGCACCCACAACGAATTGTTTATGTAAGTTGTAACCCCGCAACACAGGCTCGCGATTTGGCACTTTTGGACAAAGATTATAAGGTTACAGCTGTTCAGCCTGTCGATATGTTCCCCCACACACCTCACGTAGAAAACATTGTTTTATTGGAAACAAAGGGAATAGAGAGAGCATAACGTAGTATATTGACGTGAGTTCTACGAATTGCTATTGTTTGTAAATAGGGCTATGTTTGTACCCCACGAGTGGGGTATGTTTTACTTATCCTACAAGAATAACTGTAACACCGCGGGCAGCTTGTGCCCCCATTACCAAAGCCTGCTCTATGTCGGCTGTCTTGCTCGGTCCAGAAATAAAGACACCATAGCCGTAGTGTGGCATTTGTATGCGCTTATAGGCTTCGTGCATATTGCTAACAATATTGTCTTTATCAAGCAAGATAACTAATTCTTCCGAAATAAAGCACACGGCACGTTCTTTCATTGTCTGCGGTATCCATACGCACCCATTCTCGGCTACACCTAATTCGCCTTGAATAATACCCACGTCAGTTCCATTTAAGTCTGCAGCAGACGCAATTGTATCAGGATTCAAATCAGCTTCTATCCCGTTTATGCTCGATGCAAATATCTTTGCATTTGGATAGGTCTCCCGAATAACAGAGTTCAAATCGTCGCTACTTTTTACTTCCAGAACCTTAGCACCAACTGTTTTAGACATTTCTACGAACTGGTTGGTAACATCGCTGTAAACAATACCATCTACAGGTTTACTTGGCATATCGAATTGTCGTACAACATTACGGCGCAATTTATTGAGTAATTCTTCTTTCTTCATCTTGGTCTTCGTTTATGAAAACATAAAACATTTATTCTTTCCCTTCAGTATTCTCCTCTTCCATCATCTGTTTGTAGAGTTCATGGAATGGTTTCTTGGGAAATCGTGGCATATCGTGCCCTACACTCCATGGATTTAACTTTATATCCATAAGTTTCTGCGGTACGATGTTTGCGATATGGGCGGACCTCGTTGCTATATTGTAGACCGTTGGGTGTTCGTACAATGCAGTCATTCCAACAGCCATGTATTTCTTTTCTTTGTTCTCTGTGCCAAAGCCTTCCAGCTCCTGACGCCAATGATATATCTGACTGCCTGGTGCTACCTTAACAGGACAAACCATGTCGCAACTTAAACAGAGCGAGCAAGCCGAAACATTTCCGCTGTGTTCCTTCGGATTGCTGAGCATTCCGAGATTTACACCGATAGGTCCAGGAATAAAATAACTGTACGAATAGCCCATTGAGCGACGATAGACAGGACAAGTATTCATACATGCACCACAACGAATGCACTTGGCAGTCCGCCAATGCGCTGGGTTCGCAATGATGTCGCTTCGTCCGTTGTCTACCAGAATAACGTGCATTTCACCACCTGGACGAGCTTTACGGAATTGAGAAGTAAAGGCAACAGAAGGTTGTCCGGTTGCGCTTCGAATTAACAAACGTTGAAATACAGCCAGCGATTCGTAGTTTGGAACAACCTTATCGATACCCATTGACACGATATGCAGTTTCGGAATGGAAGTACTCATGTCAGCATTGCCTTCGTTCGTGCACACCACGCAATCGCCCGTAGCGGCTACACCGAAGTTACAGCCCGTCATGCCTGCTTCGGCTTCTATGAACTCCTGACGCAGACTGTAGCGTGCACATTGTGTCAGATAGGTTGGATCGTGGTTGCCAATCTCTTTCGATATACCTTTCCTTTCAAACAATTCGCCAACCTCGTCGCGTGTAATATGTGCTGCCGGAACCACTACATGAGCAGGCTTCAAGTCCATTAGCTGCAAAATGCGTTCACCCAGGTCGGTTTCTACAACGTCAATACCTTTCGCCATAAGGTATTTGTTCATTTCGCACTCTTCGGTAAGCATCGACTTAGACTTCACCAGCTTCCTCACGCTGTGGTCTGCCAATATGCTGTATGCTGTTTCGTTAAACTCTTGTGCATCTTTTGCCCAATGAACAATAACGCCATTGCTTTCCAAGTTCTTTGAAAACTCGTCCAGATAGTCAGCCAAATGTGTCAGTGTATGTTCCTTTATCTCGCTCGCATGTTCTCTTAAATCTTCCCATTCGGGAAGCATTGCAGCTTGTATGTCTCGTTTTTCCCTAAGTCCCCAGAAGGTCTGGTCGTGTCGGGTTACTCTTTCGGGGTCTGATATAAACTTTGCCGCTTTCTTTGCATGACTTGTTGCCATCTCTATTCCTCTTCGTTATGACCTAAATACCAGCAGCCAAGATTTCAGCTACATGCTTAAATTGAATATTGTAGTGCTTCTTGTGTGCCACTCCTTGCATGTGCATTAAGCAAGAAGAATCTGAGCCGGTTATATATTCGGCGCCTGTTTCCATGTGTCGCTTCACCTTATCGTCGCCCATACGGCTGCTCACATCTGGCTCTTCTATGGCAAACATACCGCCAAATCCACAACATTCGTCTACTCGTTCGGGTTCTTTCACCGTGATGCCTTCTTTAAGTTTCAGAAGGTCTACTATCTTGCTATATCTTGGAATATGCTCTTCGGAGGGCGAACTCAATCGTAGCTCGCGTACTCCGTGGCACGAGTTGTGAACAGTAACTACGTGTTCGAATCTTCCTGGCAATTCTTTCACTTTTAAAACATCGTGCAAGAATTGCACCAATTCTAATGTCTTCCCGGGCGTAGAGCATTTTTGCTTATGAAGTTGAGGGTGGTTGAACTGCACGAAGGCTGCACACGATACGCTTGGAGTTACTATATAATCATAATCCTTAAATACATCTTCGAATTTCTCCACGAGGCTACCCGACATACGCTGGAAACCACCATTCGCCATTGGTTGTCCGCAACAAGTTTGTCGTTCAGGATACTTCACATCAAGGCCTAATCCACGCAGAAGCTTATAGGTTGCCATGCCTACTTCCGGATATAATGCATCAACATAGCACGGGACAAATAATCCTACTTTCATAAAATAGTTACATCTTGTTAGCTTTTTATTGTACAAAGGTAGAAATAAAATAATAAATATAAAAGGAATGCACCTATAAAACTACGTGCAATAGAGTATTTTTGTTCCTACAGTACTTTATAAATTAAAGGCGCGGTATCTTGGCAAGTATGCCACCTATGTTATAATGGATCTTATTTACGGATAGCATAGAAATTCCCCAAATAGACAGAACACTCAGATAGACAATATTCATGTCAAAAACAAAAAAGTGCCATAGTTAATATTATCTATGACACTCTATAGTTACCTTCTTTTTCCGAAACATCTGTGTGGTACCACCAGGAATCGAACCGGGGACACAAGGATTTTCAGTCCTTTGCTCTACCAACTGAGCTATGGCACCATTTATAAACTCTATTAAAGTTACCACTTTCTATTTTGCGAGTGCAAAGGTACTGTTTTTTTTTTATTACTGCAAATATTCTGCAAAACATTTTAATACTTAACATTTATTTACAATAATGAGGAATGTAGCCACTATTTACAATGAAAGCATGTAGCCAGAAAAAATGATATAACCTCTTTGACAATGTAAAACCCACTGTTCTACAACGTAAAACCCATTGTTTTACAATGTAAAACAATGGGTTTTGGTATTCCATTCTTGCACCTATTAAGTTTCATCTTTTCTCTTCTGAAAACCTATCTAAGCATCATATCATCATTTATTCTTAGGAACAGCCTCAAATAATACATTATATCTTATTCAACCCAGCCTTGCGCAGTCAACTGGAATTCGTTCCCATCTCTTGCAATAAGGTATTCGCCCAGTCTGCTCTCCGTGATATAACCTATCTGGTGAATATTTTTGAGCGATGCTACCTTTGCATGGTCTCCAATAGGAATTGTAAAAAGAAGTTCGTAATCTTCCCCCCCATTCAATGCTGCCGTTGTAAGGTTCATATTAAACTCTTCACAAGTAGTAGCCGTCTGGTAATCTATGGGTATTTTATCTTCATAAATACGACAACCCACGTTACTTTCTTTGCAAATATGTTTTAAATCGCTTGCAAGACCATCAGAAACATCAATCATTGAAGTCGGACTAATATTGGCATTACGAAGTTGTTCTAAGACTTCGCCAGGTGCTTCCGGCTTTAATTGACGATCTATCAGATATTCTTTACCCACGAAGTCTGGTTGGAAGTTGTCTATTATAGCACGCTCGTTATTCAGAAGCTCTATCCTCTTTTTATCATTATTGGCATGTGCCTGCTTTAGCTTTTTATTAAATTCTTCTACCTGCTGATAGTAAACAGCTTTCTCTCGTTCTAAAATTTGCAGTCCCATGTAGGCAGCTCCAAGGTCGCCAGAAACGCATATTATATCGGTTGGTTGTGCATCTTTTCTATATACAATGTCTTCTTTTCCGCACTCGCCAATACAAGTAATATTAATAGCCAGTCCCGTATAAGAAGACGTTGTGTCGCCCCCTACAATATCAACATTCCATTTGCTACAAGCTGTTCGCAGACCTTCATAAAATTGGTCAAGGTCTATTACTTTAATCCGCTTCCCCACACCTATTGAAACTACTATCTGGCATGGACGCCCATTCATTGCAAATATATTAGTCATTGCAACCATGGCGCATTTGTAAGCCAGATGTTTCATATCAATATAAGTAAGATCGAATTGAATTCCCTCCATAAATAAATGGGAAGAGACAAGAATCTCCTTATCTGAATAACGAAGCACAGCTGCATCATCGCCAACTCCTGTAATTGTAGAGGGGTTAGATGGTTTAATATCCTTTGTCAGCCGTTCTATCAGTTTAAATTCACCCAATTCTTTTATTTCCATATCCATTCTATTAGGATTATCGCTATTTAGGCTTGCCTTATCATCTCACGCATAATCGCAGTCATTAGAGGTTGTGCTTTATTAGCCGCTTCTTGAACCTCTTCATGGCTGACTTCAACAGGAGTCTCAAACCCGCCCAAGTCGGTAATTACACTCATACCGAATACCTTTATTCCCGAATGTCGAGCTACTATAACTTCAGGAACAGTGCTCATTCCCACTGCATCGCCACCCAAGTTCCGATACATTCTATATTCTGCAGGTGTTTCAAAAGTAGGTCCTTGGACACCTACATAAACACCTGATGTTATTCTGATATTCTTTTCTTTGGCTATTTCGTTTGCCTTGTTTATCAGAACACGGTCGTACGCTTCGTGCATATCTGGGAAGCGAGGACCTGTAGGAAAGTTCGGGCCATGTAAAGGATGTTCGGGGAAGAAATTAATATGGTCAGTTATAACCATTAAATCTCCAATTTTAAATTCAGGATTCATACCGCCCGAAGCATTAGAAACGAACAAAGTTTCAATTCCTAACTCGTGCATCACACGTATAGGAAAGGTAACTTCTTGCATACTGTATCCCTCGTAGTAATGAAAACGCCCTTTCATTGCCATAATATCTTTGCCACCAAGTTTTCCAAAGATTAGACAACCAGCATGTCCTTCTACAGTTGAAACTGGGAAATTTGGGATATCGCGATAAGAAAATTCATAACTATCAGTTATCTCTGAAGCTAATTGTCCGAGACCTGTTCCGAGTATGATTGCGGTTTTCGGACTTGCCTGCATTCTTTCTTTTAGCCAAGATGCTGTTTCTTGAATTCTTTTGTACATAGGATAATATTTTTTCATTGAATTTATCTTCTTCGTTAAGCATAAACTTAACTTGTATTGGCAATGCATATATGTTCTCTCTTACATCGTCGTTTAACCCTTCCAATCTCAATAATCGAGCCTTATCTTTCTCGGTTGTAATAATTATTTTCGGACTTTCCATTACGGCAAAAGTTTCATTAATAATGGCAACGTCCTTTAGATTAAAAGAATGATGGTCGGGGAACGTTAATGTCTTTATATGTGAGGTATCTACATAAGAGCTTATATCAACTTCCAATTGCTTTGGCAAGGCTATACCAGTAAGCAGCAATATATTCTTGTTAGAAATATCAGTTAGTTGAATTTCTTTTTCTTTGGCAACATTTTCAAATACAGGTATAAGGCTACAATATTCAAGTGTGGTAAAGAATAGTTCTTGAAATGGATACAAGTTCATTGTCTTACTCAACACTCGATAATCTATAGGATTTAACTCTTTGGGGCATTTTGTAACAATAACAATATCTGCTCGGATCTTGCCGGAGAGAGGTTCGCGTAGACGTCCAGCAGGCAACAACTTATCATAAATAATAAGTCGATGATAATCTATCAATAAAATATTTATTCCTGGCTTTACATATCGATGTTGGAAAGCATCGTCGAGCAACACGACATCGGTATTTTCCGTTTGTTTGTCTTGCACCAATCTGTCTATACCTTCACAGCGATTCTTATCTACTGCGATGTAAATATCAGGAAACTTCTGCTTCATCTGAAAAGGTTCATCGCCAATCATTTCAACAGGAGTATCGTTTTCTGCAAGCACATAACCTTTACTCTTCCGCTTATAACCTCGTGACAGTACTGCTACTTGTGCTACATCTTTCAATAGTCGTACAAGATATTCAACATGCGGGGTCTTCCCTGCTCCACCAACGGTTATATTACCAACAGAAATAACTGGCACATCGAAACTACGACTTTTCAACACACCGAGTTCAAAAAGTTCATTACGAATCATTACCCCTAATCCGTAGAGCCAGCTTAGCGGTAACAATGCTCTGTGTATTTTAATAAAATCGCCTTCCATTCTTATTTACTGCATCTTGTAATATAGGCTACGCAACATAAGTACCTAATTTATATTAATGAAGTAAGGTATTCTTGCTTGAATTGCCGACTGCTGATTTAAAGTACGCAATATGGAGAATGGTTGGTATAGCATTCCCAGCGAAGAATGTAGTTGTTCGCTAAGATAGTTATCTTGTACATAGTCCCCAAATATCTGATCCAACCAATTAACGGGAGCAGGATAGTTCTTCGTATAGTAATCCTTTATTTTAGCCAACTGCACTGCCTTCTGTACGGCTTTGTCCAACCCTCCAAGTTCATCGACTAATTTTATTTTCAATGCGTCTTCTCCTGTATAAACATGTCCCTGGGCAATGGTTTCTACTTGTTGCATTGTAAGTTTCCTTC from Prevotella nigrescens harbors:
- the rlmD gene encoding 23S rRNA (uracil(1939)-C(5))-methyltransferase RlmD, whose amino-acid sequence is MSRKRKTLPILESVKIESVAAEGKCVAHVNDMVVFVPFVVPGDVVDLQVRKKRHSYCEATVVRMIQPSPIRIAPKCKHFGVCGGCKWQNLPYKEQLAAKQQQVLDQLKRIGKVELPTISPILGSEKTEEYRNKLEFACSNKRWYTKEELEVLPEGVGLGQGAIGFHITGAFDKIYPINKCVLMDDYCNKVRNAIYNYAVKHGLSFYDIREQHGLLRDIMMRNSNTGEWLVLVQFHYDEASDEARAMGLMQFIADEFQEITSLLYVDNQKGNDTFNDLELTVFKGNDHMFELMENLRFKVGAKSFYQTNTDQAYHLYSIARSFANLTGNELVYDLYTGTGTIANFVAKKAKKVIGIEYVPEAIEDAKINSKINNIVNTLFYAGDMKDILTEEFIKQHGRPEVIITDPPRAGMHADVVNVILSAHPQRIVYVSCNPATQARDLALLDKDYKVTAVQPVDMFPHTPHVENIVLLETKGIERA
- a CDS encoding lactate utilization protein C; the protein is MKKEELLNKLRRNVVRQFDMPSKPVDGIVYSDVTNQFVEMSKTVGAKVLEVKSSDDLNSVIRETYPNAKIFASSINGIEADLNPDTIASAADLNGTDVGIIQGELGVAENGCVWIPQTMKERAVCFISEELVILLDKDNIVSNMHEAYKRIQMPHYGYGVFISGPSKTADIEQALVMGAQAARGVTVILVG
- a CDS encoding lactate utilization protein B yields the protein MATSHAKKAAKFISDPERVTRHDQTFWGLREKRDIQAAMLPEWEDLREHASEIKEHTLTHLADYLDEFSKNLESNGVIVHWAKDAQEFNETAYSILADHSVRKLVKSKSMLTEECEMNKYLMAKGIDVVETDLGERILQLMDLKPAHVVVPAAHITRDEVGELFERKGISKEIGNHDPTYLTQCARYSLRQEFIEAEAGMTGCNFGVAATGDCVVCTNEGNADMSTSIPKLHIVSMGIDKVVPNYESLAVFQRLLIRSATGQPSVAFTSQFRKARPGGEMHVILVDNGRSDIIANPAHWRTAKCIRCGACMNTCPVYRRSMGYSYSYFIPGPIGVNLGMLSNPKEHSGNVSACSLCLSCDMVCPVKVAPGSQIYHWRQELEGFGTENKEKKYMAVGMTALYEHPTVYNIATRSAHIANIVPQKLMDIKLNPWSVGHDMPRFPKKPFHELYKQMMEEENTEGKE
- a CDS encoding (Fe-S)-binding protein — encoded protein: MKVGLFVPCYVDALYPEVGMATYKLLRGLGLDVKYPERQTCCGQPMANGGFQRMSGSLVEKFEDVFKDYDYIVTPSVSCAAFVQFNHPQLHKQKCSTPGKTLELVQFLHDVLKVKELPGRFEHVVTVHNSCHGVRELRLSSPSEEHIPRYSKIVDLLKLKEGITVKEPERVDECCGFGGMFAIEEPDVSSRMGDDKVKRHMETGAEYITGSDSSCLMHMQGVAHKKHYNIQFKHVAEILAAGI
- a CDS encoding thiamine-phosphate kinase, with product MEIKELGEFKLIERLTKDIKPSNPSTITGVGDDAAVLRYSDKEILVSSHLFMEGIQFDLTYIDMKHLAYKCAMVAMTNIFAMNGRPCQIVVSIGVGKRIKVIDLDQFYEGLRTACSKWNVDIVGGDTTSSYTGLAINITCIGECGKEDIVYRKDAQPTDIICVSGDLGAAYMGLQILEREKAVYYQQVEEFNKKLKQAHANNDKKRIELLNNERAIIDNFQPDFVGKEYLIDRQLKPEAPGEVLEQLRNANISPTSMIDVSDGLASDLKHICKESNVGCRIYEDKIPIDYQTATTCEEFNMNLTTAALNGGEDYELLFTIPIGDHAKVASLKNIHQIGYITESRLGEYLIARDGNEFQLTAQGWVE
- the lpxK gene encoding tetraacyldisaccharide 4'-kinase; this encodes MEGDFIKIHRALLPLSWLYGLGVMIRNELFELGVLKSRSFDVPVISVGNITVGGAGKTPHVEYLVRLLKDVAQVAVLSRGYKRKSKGYVLAENDTPVEMIGDEPFQMKQKFPDIYIAVDKNRCEGIDRLVQDKQTENTDVVLLDDAFQHRYVKPGINILLIDYHRLIIYDKLLPAGRLREPLSGKIRADIVIVTKCPKELNPIDYRVLSKTMNLYPFQELFFTTLEYCSLIPVFENVAKEKEIQLTDISNKNILLLTGIALPKQLEVDISSYVDTSHIKTLTFPDHHSFNLKDVAIINETFAVMESPKIIITTEKDKARLLRLEGLNDDVRENIYALPIQVKFMLNEEDKFNEKILSYVQKNSRNSILAKRKNAGKSENRNHTRNRSRTISFRDN